A part of Girardinichthys multiradiatus isolate DD_20200921_A chromosome 12, DD_fGirMul_XY1, whole genome shotgun sequence genomic DNA contains:
- the ccl27b gene encoding C-C motif chemokine 27b — protein MDLKVIFIVVCLSSVAIISTDAGIPKCCIRTREIHLKRFVKMERWERQYSTGACDIDALVVYIKGLLTPLCVHPKWERRLPKILSAMKRLRQNNLGKY, from the exons ATGGATCTAAAGGTCATCTTCATAGTTGTTTGTCTGAGTTCTGTGGCCATCATCTCCACTGACG CTGGCATCCCAAAATGCTGCATCAGAACAAGAGAAATTCACCTTAAAAGGTTTGTGAAGATGGAAAGATGGGAGCGGCAGTACAGCACTGGAGCCTGCGACATTGATGCTCTCGT AGTGTACATAAAGGGCCTGCTGACACCACTATGTGTTCATCCTAAATGGGAAAGGCGCCTGCCGAAGATTCTGAGCGCGATGAAAAGACTGAGACAGAACAATCTTGGGAAATACTAA